DNA sequence from the Chroococcidiopsis sp. TS-821 genome:
AAACACAAAGTAAAGCGTAACCTTTCTGCTGGAGTTCAGGACTAAGACCCATGCCATCACTTTGTTCTACAGTACCTTCAAGCAGCAAAGCCGCACAAGTTGTACAAACACCAGCATTACAGGAACTAGGTAAATCTAAGCCAGCCGCACTCGCAGCACGTAAAATAATTTTGTCTTCGGGAACTTCAATCGTATGAGTTTGACCTTGATGCTGAATTTGAACCTTATAAATTTGAGGCATAAACTAAAAACCGTTTTACTAAACTGCCAAGTTAAATGCAGTCTCTGCTCGTGATTAATCACTAACAAGTAATTGTATCTTGAGGCGTCAGGAATCTGAGGTCGGAAAGCAGAGGAAGCAGAAGAAATTATGCATCAAAAAAATTATGTATCCAAAATATTTCTTTGTTCTGTGACCCCTGAGCTCTAC
Encoded proteins:
- a CDS encoding 2Fe-2S iron-sulfur cluster-binding protein — encoded protein: MPQIYKVQIQHQGQTHTIEVPEDKIILRAASAAGLDLPSSCNAGVCTTCAALLLEGTVEQSDGMGLSPELQQKGYALLCVSYPRSDLKIETEKEDEVYDLQFGQFQPS